The DNA sequence CGGGCTGGCTGCTGCCGGGGAGCCCTTTTTTCAAACAGTAAATGTTGAAGAGGAAAAACTCCGGATGTATAATTTTCCGCTGAGTGTCCAGGGGCAACTGGTCGGACTGCTTCAGGTAGGACGCTCCCTCCAGCTGGAAAACGTAATTCTGGCACGTCTCGGCCAGTTTCTCTTTTTTGCAGGCGTTCTTGTCCTGGGCCTCGCGGCAGCCGGTGGTTCCTTTCTGGCACGCCTCGCCCTGGCACCTGTGAACCACCTGACCGAGGTCGCGGCCGCAATCAGCGAAACCCGGGATTTCGACCGGCGGGTTGTTTACGAAGGGCCCGCGGATGAGATCGGCGAGCTTGCAGCAACCTTTAACGCGATGCTCGACAGGGTGGCTTCAATACACCGTTCCCTCGAGGAAGCCTATGCCGCCCAGCGCCGGTTTGTAGCCGATGTTTCCCACGAACTGCGGACCCCGCTCACAACAATCCGGGGAAATCTTGAACTCCTGCAGAGCCTGCACGATAGCGCGACTCAGGAGGAAAGAGAGATCCTGGCAGATGTCGTGAGTGAGGTAGAGCGGATGGTAAGGCTCGTTCAGAACCTCCTCACCCTTGCCCGCGCCGAGGCCGGCCGCTATATTGAAAAAACCCTCGTAAACTTGGGAGAAATTGTTCAGGAGGTAGCCCGCCAGGCTCCCCTCTTGGGTGAGGCAAATTTTAAAACAGAAAAGCTGGACCTCCTTCAGGAGGCAACGGTGCTCGGGAATGCAGACTATCTCAAGCAACTGCTCCTTATTTTACTGGATAATGCCTTTAAATACACCCCGGCAACCGGAATTGTGACACTGGCCGGGCTGCGCGGAGAGGGCTGGTGGGGGATCCAGGTGAAAGACACTGGGCCGGGGATTCCGGCGGCCGACTTGCCGCATATCTTTGACCGCTTTTACCGGGCCGGCGGCGTCCGCCGCAGCGGGGCGGGCCTGGGCCTTGCCATCGCCTCCTGGATCGCAAGGGAACACAGGGGCAAGGTTGAAGTCGCAAGTGAAGAGGGAAAGGGGAGCGCCTTTACCTTCTGGATCCCGCACCCGGCTTGAGAACCTGATAAACCTCCTTTTTCTTAGGAATTTCTTATCTTCTTTTCAGGTTTTTTTCATGAATTAGTGACAAACTATTTCTTGAAAAGAGCTATTTCAGGAAAAGGAGGTGAAACAGGTGAAGAAAAAAGTGCTTTTGCTCACCCTTACTCTGCTCCTTGTCATTGGTGTGGTGCAGGTGGCCTCTGCCGCCGGCTGGGGTGCGGGCGCCGGTCAAGGGCCCAGAGCCTTGAGCGCCGATAACTGGACCAGCCTGGCGGATACCTTGGGTCTCACCGATGAGCAGGCGGCGAAGATCCAGCAGTTGGAGAAGAATACCTACGATCAGACCCGGGCCCTGAGAGATCGGCTGGGAGACGCCATGTTCGAACTGCGCCAGCTCAGGTGGCAGAAGAATGTAGACAAGGCCACGGTCGAGGCCAGGATTCAGGAAGTAAACGACCTGCGGAGCCAGCTTTACAACATCAAGCAGTCGGCCTGGGAGGAACGGCAATCGATTCTGACCCAGGAGCAACTGGATAAACTTGAATCCATGCGCGGCTTCTGTGGCCGGCATGGAGGAATGGGCCGCGGGGGATTTGGCGGCCCGCAGAAAGCCCAATAGGGAATTCGGTAATGACAGGTTGAGCCTGTTTTAAAGGAGCCGGGGCTATCCCAAAAGTAAGGGGATAGCCCCTGTTTTTATAGGATTTTAGGGGTAGGGCATGGTAAAATGAAAGCGCGAGAGAGTTGGGGGACGACCGGTTTGCAAGATCTGAGTTTTAGCGGTATCTCGTATATAAAAATATTTTTGAAAAAAACTTATAATGAAAATGTTTAAGGCAGGGGAAAAGAAAAAAGATGGGTCTCGTATCGAGCACAATTGCAAGCAACGACATGGTCTCATTAGAACAAGAGCTGGTAGATATTTACCAGCGCGCCTACGCTGCAATGCCGTATTACGCCTACACGAAACGGGCGGAAATTGAACGTTACCTTCACTGGTTGAAAAAGAGGGCGCGCGAGGGGTTTTTAGTCGCCCGTGTCGGGTCGCGCCCTGTCGGCTTCATTGCCGTTGACGACAGCTGGCACACCTGGTATGGTGAAGAGGTCGGAGAAATTCACGAGTTTGTTGTAGATCCTGCTTTTCAGGGTCAGGGGATCGGCAAGCAACTGCTTCATGCGGGGGTTGATTTCTTAAAGAAACACGGGGCGCGCAAAATCGAGCTCTGGGTGGGAGAAAAGAACGACAGGGCACATC is a window from the Bacillota bacterium genome containing:
- a CDS encoding HAMP domain-containing sensor histidine kinase, with protein sequence MLSLRSRLTLYYSSVLALILFLFGLGLYGGMERYLARQTDAILVEKAQEVVNSLRPRGPLRQWIVLPNVNVFSSPGLYLQVVDFQGLVLTKSQNLGFQYLPSDENILGLAAAGEPFFQTVNVEEEKLRMYNFPLSVQGQLVGLLQVGRSLQLENVILARLGQFLFFAGVLVLGLAAAGGSFLARLALAPVNHLTEVAAAISETRDFDRRVVYEGPADEIGELAATFNAMLDRVASIHRSLEEAYAAQRRFVADVSHELRTPLTTIRGNLELLQSLHDSATQEEREILADVVSEVERMVRLVQNLLTLARAEAGRYIEKTLVNLGEIVQEVARQAPLLGEANFKTEKLDLLQEATVLGNADYLKQLLLILLDNAFKYTPATGIVTLAGLRGEGWWGIQVKDTGPGIPAADLPHIFDRFYRAGGVRRSGAGLGLAIASWIAREHRGKVEVASEEGKGSAFTFWIPHPA
- a CDS encoding periplasmic heavy metal sensor, with product MKKKVLLLTLTLLLVIGVVQVASAAGWGAGAGQGPRALSADNWTSLADTLGLTDEQAAKIQQLEKNTYDQTRALRDRLGDAMFELRQLRWQKNVDKATVEARIQEVNDLRSQLYNIKQSAWEERQSILTQEQLDKLESMRGFCGRHGGMGRGGFGGPQKAQ
- a CDS encoding GNAT family N-acetyltransferase; amino-acid sequence: MGLVSSTIASNDMVSLEQELVDIYQRAYAAMPYYAYTKRAEIERYLHWLKKRAREGFLVARVGSRPVGFIAVDDSWHTWYGEEVGEIHEFVVDPAFQGQGIGKQLLHAGVDFLKKHGARKIELWVGEKNDRAHHFYRREGFHEEGKWGKWIRMLKE